One window from the genome of Pandoraea fibrosis encodes:
- a CDS encoding DMT family transporter encodes MPWWFVLIWSTGFIVAKYGMPNAEPLTFLAWRFGGTLLVMLPVALLTGTPWPVRGASDGVHDAARRIDWPLIAHLAVSGILIQAVYLGGVWAAIKQGAPAGLAALIVGIQPLLTALFARVVGEPVSRRQWLGLLCGFVGVGLVVANKVGVRGIGAGAVALCVLSLLAITAGTLYQKRFCAHFDLRVGTLVQFGAAFAVTLPAAWALETMQVRWNAEMLGALAWSVLALSIGAISLLFLLIRHGAATKVSSLMYLTPPTTAVMAWLLFGETLSPLSAAGMVVAALGVALVIERRAAPAAPVS; translated from the coding sequence ATGCCATGGTGGTTCGTGCTCATCTGGAGTACCGGCTTTATCGTAGCCAAGTACGGCATGCCGAATGCCGAACCGCTGACTTTTCTGGCATGGCGTTTCGGCGGCACATTGCTGGTCATGCTGCCCGTCGCGTTGCTCACGGGTACGCCCTGGCCCGTTCGAGGCGCGAGCGATGGCGTGCACGACGCCGCGCGTCGAATCGACTGGCCACTCATCGCCCACCTCGCGGTGTCGGGCATCCTGATTCAGGCGGTGTATCTCGGCGGCGTATGGGCGGCGATCAAACAGGGTGCGCCGGCGGGGCTGGCGGCGCTGATCGTCGGCATCCAGCCATTGCTGACGGCACTCTTCGCGCGTGTCGTCGGTGAGCCGGTTTCGCGTCGTCAATGGCTCGGCCTGCTGTGCGGGTTCGTTGGCGTCGGGCTGGTCGTCGCCAACAAAGTGGGAGTTCGCGGCATCGGGGCCGGGGCGGTGGCGTTGTGCGTCCTGAGTCTGTTGGCCATCACGGCGGGCACGCTCTATCAAAAACGCTTCTGCGCGCATTTCGACTTACGCGTGGGGACGCTCGTACAGTTCGGTGCCGCTTTCGCGGTAACGCTGCCCGCGGCATGGGCGCTTGAAACGATGCAAGTGCGCTGGAACGCCGAAATGTTGGGCGCACTCGCCTGGTCGGTGCTGGCGCTCTCGATCGGTGCGATTTCCTTGCTGTTCCTGCTGATTCGTCATGGGGCTGCGACCAAGGTGTCCAGCCTCATGTATCTGACGCCCCCGACCACTGCCGTCATGGCCTGGCTGCTGTTCGGCGAGACGCTGTCTCCGCTGAGTGCAGCTGGCATGGTCGTGGCGGCCCTGGGTGTTGCCCTTGTGATCGAACGGCGCGCGGCACCTGCTGCGCCGGTGTCCTGA
- a CDS encoding lactate utilization protein B, translated as MQVQSMQFKARAGQKLADQRLQANLKKLSTKFVTARASAIEEIDFEATREALKERRNRGLETLDVWLEIFEREATRRGATVLFAESTQDAARLIAEIARKHDVKKVIKSKSMVTEELQLNKVLADMGVQSVETDLGEYILQINDNEPPSHIIAPVVHKDKDEVADLFARVHHKPRLTEIPAMTREAREMLRPQFLSADMGVTGGNFLVAETGSVAVVTNEGNEGMCTIMPRVHVAVTGIEKVLPTLEDLATAMRLLPRSATGQGTSNYFSLLTGTRAEGEVDGPDHMYFVLVDGGRSGLIGGAFQEMLRCIRCGACMNHCPVYQKIGGHAYGWVYPGPMGSVLTPSYVGLEKTLDLPQAATLCGECNRVCPVGIPISDLLRKLRERQVDRGLRPWQERAALAAWAFAARRPRLYAALSGLGSWALRRMGRDRGSISKLPFGGGWTDTREMPAPSGKTFRAMYRERRAPR; from the coding sequence ATGCAAGTTCAATCGATGCAATTCAAGGCGCGCGCCGGGCAAAAGCTCGCCGACCAGCGTCTGCAAGCCAATCTCAAGAAGCTCTCGACCAAGTTCGTGACGGCACGCGCGAGCGCCATCGAGGAGATCGATTTCGAGGCGACGCGCGAGGCGCTCAAAGAGCGTCGCAATCGCGGGCTCGAAACGCTCGATGTCTGGCTCGAAATCTTCGAGCGTGAAGCCACCCGGCGTGGCGCGACTGTGCTGTTCGCCGAATCGACGCAGGACGCGGCGCGTCTGATCGCGGAGATCGCCCGCAAACACGACGTGAAGAAGGTGATCAAGTCGAAGTCGATGGTCACGGAAGAGTTGCAGCTCAACAAGGTGCTCGCCGACATGGGGGTGCAGTCGGTCGAGACCGATCTGGGCGAGTACATTCTTCAGATCAACGACAACGAGCCGCCGTCGCACATCATTGCGCCAGTGGTGCACAAGGATAAGGACGAAGTCGCCGACCTGTTCGCGCGCGTTCACCACAAGCCGCGTCTGACCGAAATTCCCGCGATGACGCGTGAAGCGCGCGAGATGCTGCGTCCGCAGTTCCTGTCTGCCGACATGGGGGTGACCGGCGGAAACTTCCTGGTGGCAGAAACCGGCTCCGTCGCCGTGGTCACGAATGAAGGCAACGAAGGGATGTGCACGATCATGCCGCGCGTGCATGTGGCGGTGACGGGCATCGAGAAGGTGCTGCCGACGCTCGAGGATCTGGCGACGGCGATGCGTCTGCTGCCGCGCTCGGCAACCGGGCAGGGCACGTCGAACTATTTCTCGCTGTTGACCGGCACGCGTGCCGAGGGCGAAGTCGATGGCCCCGACCACATGTACTTCGTGCTGGTCGACGGTGGCCGCTCGGGCCTGATCGGCGGCGCGTTTCAGGAGATGCTGCGCTGCATTCGCTGTGGCGCATGCATGAACCACTGCCCGGTCTATCAGAAGATCGGCGGGCATGCCTACGGTTGGGTGTATCCGGGGCCGATGGGATCGGTGCTCACACCGAGTTACGTCGGGCTTGAGAAGACGCTCGATCTGCCGCAGGCGGCCACGCTGTGCGGTGAGTGCAATCGCGTTTGTCCGGTGGGCATTCCGATTTCCGATCTCCTGCGCAAGTTGCGCGAGCGTCAGGTCGATCGTGGTCTGCGCCCATGGCAGGAGCGGGCGGCGCTCGCCGCGTGGGCTTTTGCTGCACGTCGGCCGCGTCTCTATGCCGCGCTCTCGGGGCTGGGCTCGTGGGCGTTGCGAAGAATGGGGCGTGATCGCGGCAGCATTTCGAAGCTGCCCTTCGGCGGTGGGTGGACCGACACCCGGGAAATGCCGGCACCGAGCGGCAAGACGTTCCGTGCGATGTATCGCGAGCGTCGCGCGCCGCGATGA
- a CDS encoding IclR family transcriptional regulator, whose amino-acid sequence MKDESSQGAESRTSIQVIERMMRLLDALAGHADPVSLKELAHATELHPSTAHRILNDMVACRFVDRCDPGTYRLGMRLLELGNLVKARLSVRDAALSPMRGLHRITGQTVNLSVRQGDEIVYIERAYSERSGMQVVRAIGGHAPLHLTSVGKLFLAADEAARVRAYATRTGLSGHTRNSITDLQKLERELNHVRKSGYARDNEELELGVRCIAAGIYDDSGKLVAGLSLSAPADRLQDAWLVNLNETALLISASLGFHSPNPDAGGSPSQIATAE is encoded by the coding sequence ATGAAAGACGAAAGCAGTCAAGGCGCAGAGTCGCGCACGTCCATTCAGGTGATCGAGCGCATGATGCGTCTGCTCGATGCACTTGCCGGCCATGCCGACCCCGTCAGTCTCAAGGAATTGGCGCACGCCACCGAACTTCATCCGTCGACCGCTCACCGCATCCTGAACGACATGGTGGCGTGCCGTTTTGTCGATCGCTGTGACCCGGGTACGTATCGCCTCGGCATGCGTCTGCTCGAACTCGGCAATCTGGTCAAAGCGCGGCTGTCGGTGCGCGACGCCGCTCTCTCGCCGATGCGCGGCCTGCACCGCATCACCGGACAAACGGTCAATCTATCGGTACGTCAGGGCGATGAGATCGTCTACATCGAACGCGCCTACAGCGAGCGCTCGGGCATGCAGGTGGTACGCGCCATCGGCGGTCATGCGCCCTTGCATCTCACGTCGGTCGGCAAGCTCTTCCTCGCCGCCGACGAAGCTGCGCGCGTGCGCGCCTACGCGACGCGCACGGGTCTGTCGGGACATACGCGCAACAGCATCACCGATCTGCAAAAACTCGAACGCGAGTTGAATCACGTGCGCAAATCGGGCTATGCGCGCGATAACGAAGAACTCGAGCTGGGCGTGCGATGCATTGCGGCGGGGATTTACGACGATAGCGGCAAGCTCGTTGCAGGGCTCTCCCTTTCTGCGCCCGCCGATCGCTTGCAGGATGCATGGCTCGTCAATCTGAACGAGACCGCGTTACTCATTTCAGCGTCGCTCGGCTTTCACTCGCCGAACCCCGACGCGGGGGGCAGCCCCTCGCAGATCGCTACGGCCGAGTAA
- a CDS encoding (Fe-S)-binding protein encodes MRVGLFVTCLIDMMRPEIGFSTLKLLETAGCEVVIPDSQTCCGQPGYNSGERAIARDLAQKFLDEFESFDYVVVPSGSCGGMVKAHYGDLFADDPELMGRFERLRPRVFELTDFLVNVLHVDAVPGDYNGEVTYHDACSGLRELGVKTQPRALLAKMPGVKMTEMKDCQACCGFGGTFALKYGNISTAIVDEKCANIAASGAPAVVLGDLGCMLNIEGRLRRTGDTKTRVLHIAQVLAGDA; translated from the coding sequence ATGCGCGTCGGACTCTTTGTCACGTGTCTGATCGACATGATGCGTCCGGAGATTGGTTTCTCGACGCTCAAGCTGCTCGAGACAGCCGGCTGCGAGGTCGTGATTCCCGATTCCCAGACCTGTTGCGGCCAGCCTGGCTACAACTCCGGCGAACGGGCCATCGCCCGTGATCTCGCCCAGAAATTCCTCGACGAATTCGAATCGTTCGACTATGTCGTTGTGCCGTCGGGATCGTGCGGCGGCATGGTCAAGGCGCATTACGGCGATCTCTTCGCCGACGACCCGGAACTGATGGGGCGTTTTGAACGGCTGCGTCCGCGCGTGTTCGAGCTGACCGATTTTCTCGTCAACGTGCTGCACGTCGATGCGGTGCCCGGCGACTACAACGGTGAAGTCACTTATCACGATGCCTGTTCGGGGCTGCGCGAGCTTGGCGTGAAGACGCAACCGCGCGCATTGCTCGCGAAAATGCCTGGCGTGAAGATGACGGAGATGAAGGACTGTCAGGCTTGCTGTGGCTTTGGCGGCACGTTCGCGCTCAAGTACGGCAATATCTCGACCGCCATCGTCGACGAGAAGTGCGCCAACATTGCGGCGAGCGGTGCGCCCGCCGTCGTGCTTGGCGACCTCGGGTGCATGCTCAACATCGAGGGGCGTCTGCGCCGCACCGGGGACACGAAGACGCGCGTATTGCACATCGCGCAGGTGCTCGCCGGCGATGCGTGA
- a CDS encoding transporter substrate-binding domain-containing protein: MKAWLKTLCLVPLTAAALMGTSPARAADLLDSVKSAGVLKIGIEGTYPPFNYRGTDGQLDGFDVDVAKAVAERLGVKPMFVTTEWSGIIGGLVAGKFDVIVNQVAITDERKKSLDFSQPYTYSAAQLIQRKDDKREFSSLDALKGHKLGVSLGSNYDKLAKAVPGIDVRTYPGAPEYLRDLAAGRVDAALNDRLMLAYLIKTSNLPLRPGAVLQSTNQSVGIPFRKGNPKFAKAIDDALASMKQDGSLAKLAEKWFGEDVSKPAK; the protein is encoded by the coding sequence ATGAAAGCCTGGCTCAAGACGCTGTGCCTCGTACCGCTGACCGCCGCCGCACTCATGGGCACCTCGCCCGCCCGTGCGGCCGATCTGCTCGACTCCGTGAAGTCCGCCGGCGTGCTGAAAATCGGTATTGAAGGCACCTACCCGCCGTTCAACTATCGCGGCACCGACGGTCAACTCGACGGCTTCGATGTCGACGTCGCCAAGGCAGTGGCCGAGCGTCTCGGCGTGAAGCCCATGTTCGTGACGACGGAATGGAGTGGCATCATCGGTGGCCTCGTGGCCGGCAAGTTCGACGTCATCGTCAATCAGGTCGCCATCACGGACGAGCGCAAGAAGTCGCTCGACTTCAGCCAGCCGTACACCTACTCTGCCGCACAGCTCATTCAGCGCAAGGACGACAAGCGCGAATTCAGCTCGCTCGACGCGCTCAAGGGCCACAAGCTCGGCGTGAGTCTGGGCAGCAACTACGACAAGCTTGCAAAGGCAGTGCCCGGTATCGACGTGCGTACCTACCCGGGCGCACCCGAGTATTTGCGTGATCTGGCCGCAGGTCGCGTCGACGCCGCGCTCAACGATCGTCTGATGCTGGCGTACCTGATCAAGACGTCGAACCTGCCGCTGCGTCCGGGCGCGGTGCTGCAAAGCACCAACCAATCGGTCGGCATCCCGTTCCGCAAGGGCAATCCGAAGTTTGCGAAGGCCATCGACGATGCGCTCGCGAGCATGAAGCAGGATGGTTCGCTCGCCAAGCTTGCGGAAAAGTGGTTTGGTGAGGACGTGTCCAAGCCGGCGAAGTAA
- the pbpG gene encoding D-alanyl-D-alanine endopeptidase has product MFAITTLARLCRSRLWGAAVVAISLAAGAPAVTYAAGKTSECSPKTAKTAAQKRACANPKATASAVTAKSTSKAGAKRAVATTAARDTKSVKAGGKARKLATVDDDGPAAKRVAVKRVVYKNGKRRVVTSYRTVNFAPQAPERLSTGRAFGLHETPDALALRSSVAYVIDERTGESLFDKNSQAVLPIASISKLMTAMVSLDAGIPMTDVMEVTDEDRDYEKGTGSRLSVGSRLSREDMLHIALMSSENRAAAALSRYFPGGRPAFLAAMNRKAKQLGMNDTHFNDPTGLSSQNVSSARDLVKMVKAAYQYPMIRRFSTDSNYDVNTGRRELHYVSTNHLIGHPGWEIGLQKTGYINEAGQCLVMQANVEGRPVIMILLDSTGKYSRFADATRVRKWLLEGGGVTPQRTAGTTPTAQVATNNEHAL; this is encoded by the coding sequence ATGTTCGCGATCACGACTCTTGCGCGTCTGTGCCGCTCCCGCCTCTGGGGGGCTGCCGTCGTGGCGATTTCGCTCGCCGCCGGTGCCCCCGCAGTGACTTACGCCGCTGGTAAGACGAGCGAATGCTCGCCCAAGACGGCCAAGACTGCTGCCCAGAAGCGCGCATGTGCCAATCCCAAAGCGACGGCATCCGCCGTCACGGCTAAATCAACTTCCAAAGCCGGTGCCAAACGTGCCGTTGCCACGACCGCCGCTCGCGATACCAAGAGCGTGAAGGCCGGTGGTAAGGCGCGCAAGCTGGCCACCGTCGACGACGACGGACCCGCTGCCAAGCGCGTCGCTGTCAAGCGTGTCGTCTACAAGAACGGCAAGCGTCGTGTCGTCACGTCGTATCGCACTGTCAACTTTGCGCCGCAGGCACCGGAGCGTCTGTCGACGGGCCGGGCGTTCGGTCTGCATGAAACGCCTGACGCCCTCGCACTGCGTTCCTCGGTCGCTTACGTGATCGACGAGCGCACCGGCGAATCGCTGTTCGACAAGAACTCGCAAGCGGTGCTGCCGATCGCCTCGATCTCGAAGCTGATGACGGCGATGGTCTCGCTCGATGCTGGCATCCCGATGACGGACGTCATGGAAGTGACGGATGAAGATCGCGATTACGAAAAGGGAACGGGCTCGCGCCTGTCGGTGGGGTCGCGCCTGTCGCGCGAAGACATGCTGCATATTGCGCTGATGTCGTCGGAGAATCGTGCGGCGGCTGCGCTGTCGCGTTACTTCCCGGGCGGCCGTCCCGCCTTCCTGGCGGCGATGAACCGCAAGGCGAAGCAACTCGGCATGAACGACACGCATTTCAACGATCCGACCGGGCTGTCGAGCCAGAACGTGTCGAGCGCGCGCGATCTCGTGAAGATGGTCAAGGCCGCTTATCAGTATCCGATGATTCGCCGCTTCTCGACGGATTCCAACTACGACGTCAACACTGGCCGTCGTGAATTGCACTACGTCAGCACGAATCACCTGATCGGTCACCCGGGCTGGGAAATCGGCTTGCAGAAGACGGGCTACATCAACGAAGCGGGTCAGTGTCTCGTGATGCAGGCCAACGTTGAGGGGCGTCCGGTGATCATGATTCTGCTCGATTCGACCGGCAAGTATTCGCGCTTTGCCGACGCGACGCGCGTTCGCAAGTGGCTGCTCGAAGGCGGTGGTGTTACGCCGCAACGCACGGCGGGCACGACGCCGACGGCACAGGTCGCGACCAACAACGAACACGCGCTGTAA
- a CDS encoding histone deacetylase family protein — translation MQAFYSDHFVLPLPPGHRFPMEKYSRLRERVASELPDISLAEALPADDVMLGRAHSLAYVARVSAGELNPKEQRDIGFPWSAQMVERSRRSAGATVAACRAALHDGVAVNLAGGTHHAYADRGEGFCVFNDAAVAARTMQAELGPGTRVAVIDLDVHQGNGTAAIFEHDPSVFTLSLHGEHNYPFHKANGDLDVALPDGCGDDEYLVALGHALTDLFAQFTPSIVIYLAGADPLENDRLGRLALTHDGLLARDRRVLTACAERGLPVAIAMAGGYGRDIAQTVAAHFATIRLASQFQRVSRRAYRAPAGGVLV, via the coding sequence ATGCAAGCGTTTTACAGCGACCATTTCGTTCTGCCGCTGCCGCCCGGGCACCGGTTCCCCATGGAGAAGTATTCCCGTCTTCGCGAGCGTGTTGCGAGTGAGTTGCCGGATATCTCACTCGCCGAGGCGCTGCCCGCCGACGACGTGATGCTCGGGCGTGCGCACTCGTTGGCCTACGTTGCGCGCGTGAGCGCTGGTGAGCTGAATCCGAAAGAGCAGCGAGATATCGGCTTTCCCTGGTCTGCGCAGATGGTCGAGCGCTCGCGCCGGTCTGCCGGAGCGACGGTAGCCGCCTGCCGCGCCGCGCTTCACGATGGCGTAGCGGTGAATCTTGCCGGCGGCACTCACCATGCGTATGCCGATCGCGGCGAAGGATTCTGTGTGTTCAACGACGCCGCCGTCGCTGCCCGCACGATGCAGGCCGAGCTTGGTCCGGGTACGCGCGTTGCCGTCATCGATCTCGACGTGCATCAGGGCAACGGCACGGCAGCTATTTTCGAGCATGACCCGAGCGTTTTCACGCTGTCGTTGCACGGTGAACATAATTATCCGTTTCATAAAGCGAACGGCGATCTCGATGTGGCGCTGCCGGACGGATGTGGCGACGACGAGTACCTCGTTGCACTGGGCCATGCGCTCACCGATTTGTTCGCACAGTTCACGCCCTCGATCGTGATTTATCTCGCAGGGGCCGATCCCTTGGAAAACGACCGGCTCGGCCGGCTTGCCCTCACGCACGACGGACTCCTCGCGCGCGACCGACGCGTACTGACGGCATGCGCAGAGCGCGGACTGCCGGTGGCGATTGCAATGGCCGGCGGCTATGGCCGCGACATCGCCCAGACCGTCGCCGCGCATTTCGCCACGATCCGTTTGGCCAGCCAATTCCAGCGTGTAAGCCGTCGTGCCTATCGCGCGCCAGCGGGCGGTGTTCTCGTATGA
- a CDS encoding amino acid ABC transporter permease — protein sequence MNPFELAAQSMPVLLQGTVLTIKFALMSMVFGLAIGVIVAIMGIGKIRVLRGIARAYVSVMRGTPLLVQIFVIYYGLPGIGISLDPTPAGVLTLSLNVGAYLSESMRGALEGMPRGQWLAAYSLGLSYWQTLRYIIAPQALRIAVPSLGNSLISLIKDTSLVSVITVTELLRSAQEVIASTYQPLPLYLACAAIYWVLSTGLSALQRRIEKRLALPARS from the coding sequence ATGAATCCATTCGAACTCGCCGCCCAATCCATGCCGGTGCTGTTGCAAGGCACGGTGCTCACGATCAAGTTCGCATTGATGTCGATGGTGTTCGGCCTGGCGATCGGCGTCATCGTGGCGATCATGGGCATCGGCAAAATCCGCGTGCTGCGCGGCATTGCCCGCGCCTATGTCAGCGTGATGCGCGGCACGCCGCTGCTCGTGCAGATCTTCGTGATCTACTACGGCCTGCCGGGCATCGGCATCTCGCTCGATCCGACACCGGCGGGTGTCCTCACCCTCAGCCTGAATGTGGGTGCGTACCTGTCGGAGAGCATGCGCGGCGCGCTTGAAGGCATGCCCCGCGGCCAATGGCTGGCGGCGTACAGTCTGGGCCTGTCGTACTGGCAGACGCTGCGCTACATCATCGCGCCGCAAGCGCTGCGTATCGCCGTACCGAGCCTTGGCAACAGCCTCATCAGCCTGATCAAGGACACATCGCTGGTCTCGGTCATCACCGTGACGGAATTGTTGCGCTCCGCGCAGGAGGTGATTGCATCGACGTATCAGCCCCTGCCGCTCTATCTCGCATGCGCTGCCATCTACTGGGTGCTGTCGACCGGATTGTCGGCGTTACAGAGACGCATTGAAAAACGGCTCGCGTTGCCAGCCCGAAGCTGA
- a CDS encoding quinone-dependent dihydroorotate dehydrogenase — translation MLAPLYPLARRALFCLDAEQAHHLTLATLRGAASLGLAGLVGQTLPEDPRTVMGIRFPNPVGLAAGLDKDGSCIDGLAALGFGFVEVGTVTPRPQPGNPKPRIFRLPQAEAIINRMGFNNGGVEQFLQNVQSARYKGPLGLNIGKNADTPIERAVDDYLICLEKVYPYATYVTVNISSPNTKNLRQLQGGDELDALLGKLKDKQRELSDRHGKYVPIALKIAPDLDDEQIKVIAGTLTRHGFDGVIATNTTLSREAVAGLPYANETGGLSGRPVFDASNRVIRALATELGGALPIIGVGGILSGADAQAKLDAGASLVQVYSGLIYRGPELVRECVQALRAA, via the coding sequence GTGCTTGCGCCCCTCTATCCCCTGGCCCGTCGCGCCCTGTTCTGTCTCGATGCCGAGCAAGCCCACCATCTGACGCTGGCCACGCTGCGTGGCGCCGCGTCGCTCGGACTGGCCGGCCTTGTAGGCCAGACGCTGCCGGAAGATCCGCGCACGGTCATGGGCATCCGCTTCCCGAATCCCGTCGGTCTTGCTGCTGGCCTCGACAAGGACGGCAGTTGCATCGACGGCCTCGCCGCGCTCGGTTTCGGTTTCGTGGAAGTGGGTACGGTCACGCCGCGCCCGCAGCCCGGCAACCCGAAGCCGCGCATTTTCCGTCTGCCGCAAGCCGAAGCGATCATCAATCGTATGGGCTTCAACAACGGCGGCGTCGAACAGTTTCTACAGAACGTGCAGTCGGCCCGCTACAAGGGTCCGCTGGGCCTGAACATCGGCAAGAACGCCGACACGCCGATCGAGCGCGCCGTCGACGACTACCTCATCTGCCTCGAGAAGGTCTATCCGTACGCCACGTATGTGACGGTCAACATCTCGTCGCCGAACACCAAGAATTTGCGCCAATTGCAAGGCGGCGACGAACTGGACGCCCTGCTCGGCAAGCTCAAGGACAAACAGCGCGAACTGTCCGATCGCCATGGCAAGTACGTGCCGATTGCACTGAAGATCGCGCCGGATCTCGACGACGAACAGATCAAGGTCATCGCCGGCACGCTGACGCGTCACGGCTTCGACGGCGTGATCGCCACCAACACCACGCTCTCGCGCGAAGCGGTCGCCGGTCTGCCATACGCCAACGAGACGGGTGGCCTGTCGGGACGGCCGGTGTTCGACGCGTCGAATCGCGTGATTCGCGCACTCGCCACCGAACTGGGCGGTGCGTTGCCGATCATCGGCGTTGGCGGCATTCTGTCGGGCGCCGACGCACAGGCAAAGCTCGATGCCGGGGCGAGCCTCGTTCAGGTCTACAGCGGGCTGATTTACCGCGGCCCCGAGCTGGTGCGAGAATGCGTGCAAGCGCTGCGTGCGGCCTGA
- a CDS encoding phasin family protein, whose product MSFLTPEQLAAAHKANLETLFGLTNKAFEGVEKLVELNLQAVKASLAESASTAQKAFAVKDAQELLALQANLVQPAAEKALAYGRHLYEIASSTQAEVTKVAEAQLAEGSHNVQALFDNLAKNAPAGSESAVALAKSALSAANSAFDSVQKATKQAVEIAETNFAAATNVASKAAAQASRAASAKK is encoded by the coding sequence ATGTCGTTTCTGACCCCCGAGCAACTCGCTGCTGCCCACAAAGCCAACCTTGAAACCCTGTTTGGCCTGACCAACAAAGCCTTCGAAGGCGTTGAAAAGCTGGTCGAGCTGAACCTGCAAGCCGTCAAGGCATCGCTGGCCGAATCGGCTTCGACCGCGCAAAAGGCTTTCGCTGTGAAGGACGCACAAGAGCTGCTCGCACTGCAAGCCAACCTCGTTCAGCCGGCTGCCGAAAAGGCACTCGCGTATGGCCGTCACCTGTATGAAATCGCCTCGTCGACGCAAGCCGAAGTGACCAAGGTGGCTGAAGCCCAACTGGCTGAAGGCTCGCACAACGTGCAAGCGCTGTTCGACAACCTGGCCAAGAACGCCCCGGCCGGTTCCGAGTCGGCCGTTGCACTCGCCAAGTCGGCCCTGTCGGCTGCCAACAGCGCGTTTGACAGCGTGCAGAAGGCAACCAAGCAAGCCGTTGAAATCGCTGAGACGAACTTCGCTGCTGCGACCAACGTCGCCTCGAAGGCTGCGGCTCAGGCTTCGCGTGCTGCCAGCGCCAAGAAGTAA
- a CDS encoding nitroreductase translates to MKTEHPRAQAAQPAQSDNAATSGVPTPQPTAGESPYRPAVNDNAGLRVEYVDEAIRSRRSIRAYLPTPVPQACVADILSVASRAPSGSNIQPWQTYVLTGEALKSLTSRLLDAFNDPAQRLMHQEEYAYYPREWSEPYQARRRKVGWDLYGLLGIGRADKERMHGQHARNFTFFDAPVGLIFTIDRHLEQGSWLDYGMFLQSVMVAARARGLDTCPQAAFATFHRVIAAELRLPETRMVVCGMALGYADPNAVENGLVTERAPLNEWAHFLN, encoded by the coding sequence ATGAAAACCGAACATCCGCGTGCGCAAGCCGCACAACCCGCACAAAGCGACAACGCTGCGACATCCGGCGTACCCACGCCGCAACCCACCGCTGGGGAAAGTCCTTATCGACCGGCTGTCAACGATAACGCCGGGTTGCGCGTGGAATATGTTGACGAGGCGATTCGCAGCCGGCGCTCGATTCGGGCCTACCTGCCAACGCCGGTGCCGCAAGCTTGCGTGGCGGACATTCTTTCGGTGGCGTCGCGTGCGCCATCGGGCAGCAACATCCAGCCGTGGCAGACCTATGTGCTGACGGGGGAAGCGTTGAAGTCCCTCACGTCGCGACTCCTGGATGCGTTCAACGATCCGGCACAGCGCTTGATGCATCAGGAAGAGTACGCGTACTACCCGCGCGAGTGGAGCGAGCCTTATCAGGCGCGGCGTCGCAAGGTGGGTTGGGATCTGTATGGGTTGCTGGGTATCGGGCGCGCCGACAAGGAGCGCATGCACGGGCAGCACGCACGAAACTTCACGTTTTTCGATGCGCCGGTCGGTTTGATCTTTACGATCGATCGGCATCTGGAGCAGGGGAGCTGGCTGGACTACGGCATGTTCCTGCAAAGCGTGATGGTCGCGGCGCGGGCACGCGGGCTCGATACCTGTCCGCAGGCGGCGTTTGCCACGTTCCATCGGGTGATTGCTGCGGAACTTCGATTGCCCGAGACACGGATGGTCGTGTGCGGCATGGCATTGGGTTATGCCGATCCGAACGCGGTCGAAAACGGGCTCGTTACCGAGCGTGCGCCCCTGAATGAGTGGGCGCATTTTTTGAATTAA